From Paenibacillus sp. PvR098:
GAGGACCATGCCTTTGGCGTCCACGGTAAAACAGAAAGGCCGAAAACACCGAAAGCACCAGAAGGATTAGGATGATGGTTCCGAACTGGAGCATCATCGGACTGATGAACGGCCAGAGGCTGCTGTTTCCGTCACTCCAACTAGAGCTGGCGGCACGGTAGTTGGCGAGTACGGGCTGTTCCTGACTCGTCCAACCGATCAGCGGCTTCCACGAGAGCAGCGTCAGCACGAAGGCAATACCTCCATGGTGGATACGCGACAGTACAAAACGCGAGTACCGAAGGTCCGTTGAGGCGGTCAAGCTTTTGACTTGTGCGTGGGTGGATAAACCGCCCCAAGCCAGCATCAAGCTGAGAAGCGCATAGAAGAAGGAGCTGTGCGATGCGCTGGCAGCCTGTGCCATCGCGTAAGCGCCTAAATGCGGTTCGAAGAAACCGGTGATTAGCGCGGAGACTAATGATAAAGCGTCGTTAGAACGGGTTCCGAGCAAGGAAACGGCGGAAGCAAGCGCCTCCTGCAGGCCGGAAAGGGATAGGGCATGGATCATCACGGAGAACATCATCATGCACCCGCCTATGATGAAAAGCTGCTGCACGCCGAAAAAGACGGCATCACCCAGAAGCTTACCGAAAGTCCGTCCGTCGCGAGCCTTCGCTTCATAAAACGCTTGAAAGCTGTGTGAGAGCCAGCCTTTCCTAGCGTATTTTTTTACGGAAGCGTGCCTTCCGGCATCGAAACGGTGAAGGACAGCCATCAGTAAAGCCGCGGTATAATGGATTATGGCGAGCGAAAGTCCAGCCGCAGGACTGCCAAGGAAACCTACGCCGACAACGCTGACCATAAATACCGGGCTAGATATATGGGAGACGGCCAGCAGCCGTTCGCCTTCTTCCCGTGTCAGAAGCCCGTCCGTGCGAAGTGTACCTACTGCTGCGGCTCCGGCAGGCATACCCGCTGTGAAGCCAAGGGAGAGCACCCAGCCTCCGATGCCGGGGAGCCGAAGAAGGATGCGCAGCAATGGTTCCATCAGTGCGCCGAGGCCGTGCAGGACTCCCATGCCGCGCAGGAGCTCTGTGACGATCAGGAACGGCAGCAGCGCCGGAAAGACAAGCTTCCACCAGAGGTTCAAGCCTTGAAGGGAGGCTTGAAACGCTTGTGCGGGAAACAAAATAATGCTGATCACTAAAGCAAGCGCCGCAGCGCCTAAGAATAACGTAGTCAAGCGTGGGGAGAGAAGGGCCTGCAATGCTTTCGCTTTCATCCGAATCACTCCAGCTTCAATCAGATTGGTACATGTTTACGCTTTGTCCGCATGGATTAGACCAGGCCGGCGTACCATACAGAGATATACATATTATACGAACGGGTGGGGGAACGCTCTATGGGAGATGCTCGGCATATGAAACGGGCGTCACGCATCGTTTTTTCGGTTTTCACTGCCATAGCTTTGTTGTATCTGATTTACTTCATGCCACTGCCATTATATATTTTCAAACCGGGTACGGCGGATGTTATTGAGCCTATGGTTCAAGTGGAGCAGTCCGCAGCTGAAGATAAAGGGCAGTTTATGCTGACGACAGTTGCGGTAAGCGATGCAACGGTATACGGGTACCTGATGTCGTTCATACGCCCTTATCAGGAGCTGCGTTTGAAGGAGGACCTGCTGCGCAGGGGAGAGACAGAAACGGAGTACACCCAGCGGCAAGCGGTCGTCATGATGACATCGCAGGCGGATGCGATTCAGGCTGTCTATAACAAGCTGAACATTCCATACCGAATCAACCATGACGGAGTCGTCATTGAACATATCTATCCTGATTTTCCGGCTCAAGAGGTACTGCGGGCCGGGGATAATATCGTCAAAATTGATGATAAGCCGATTGCAACAGCGGATGAGCTGCGGTCGTCGTTAGCGAATAAAAAAGTAGGGGATACGGTTGCCATAAGCTATAAGCGGGGGAATGTGACCCGGACGGACAACGTCGCTTTGGCTGTTTTGCCGAGCGAGGAGACTTCTGCTCCGGCACCAGCTGCCGAGCCGCAAAGAGCCGGGCTTGGTATCGTTCCTGTAGAAGTACACAGCATTCAGGCGGAATCCGAAGACAAACAAGTGGCGATTAAGGCGGGGAACATCGGGGGGCCCTCCGCTGGACTGATGTTTTCACTGGAGATTTTCAACCGTTTCGTACCTGAGGATATATCGAAAGGATATAAAATTGCAGGTACAGGAGAGATTGACCGGGATGGGAATGTTAGAGTCATCGGGGGGATCAAGCACAAGATCGTGGCGGCCGACCGGGTGGGAGCCGATATTTTCTTCAGCCCCAAAGATTACCGCACTCCGGACGGACGAACGATCCCGAACTATTCGGATGCGAAGCAGCGCGCCGAAGAAATCGGGACGGATATGACCATCGTCCCGGTAGGGACGTTGGATGAGGCTTTGCAATACTTGGCCGGGCTGCCGGTCAAGCCGAGCAGTTAGGTTATGTACGAATGGGCGCTTCGTAATAATCGCGGAACCAATCGTCGGGCGTCGGCAGCGCGTATCCCAAGGAGTATACGGATGTCGCGCGGAGGTCCAGCTCCAGGAGCGGGGAGGTTACTGTCGTCACTTTGGTGACGATGGGGACCTTCGCCGTTTTTTTCATCCGCTTGAGCAGCTCCTGCCCTCTTGGACTGAAGCCGAGCACGCGTAAATACGGCACGCCCTGTCGAAGAGTATCGGAGGACAAGTCCTGTTTCGTATGATTCAGCAGGATACGCAGCAGGGTCCGCTGCAGCTTGGTGCGCGTGTAACGTTTCGTTTTGAGCCTGCCGATCAGTGCTTCCACCAGAGCTCCTTGAGAATCTTCTGGACGAATATCAGCCAGCGCTTTCCGGATACGGTGCTCGAGCCCTTCGTTCACCTCGTGAAAGGATGTGAGCTGCTGCGGACTGTGATGCATCAGTTGCAGCAGCAGCGGCCTGGCTAAGCGCTCCCAATCGATCGGACCGCGACCGGCTTTCCATTCGCGGGTCATAATGTCCAGCGTCGCGGCGGGTACGAAGGGACGGATGCCCTCCAGAGAACGGTCCGTCATCAGGATTCGGCGGATAGCTGTAGCGCTTGCAATCTGTTTATCCGTGATATCGGGTTGGTGGTAGTCTGCTTTCGTTCTCGTGATGGTCAGAGGTTCGATGCTGCTTTGCAGACGACGTAATGCGATCAGGTAGTGGAGACCGAGCGTATTGTTCGGCTTCGCCAGTTCTTCCTCATTGGCCTCGGGCAAGAGATGAGCTACCGCTCTGCTGTAAGCCGCCGGATACGGGATGCCTGTTTTCAGCTCGAGCTGCAGCAGCCGGGTAAGCTCTTCAGGCTCCTCGTGCAGCTTGTCAGCAGCTGCTTTAAGCCAATCGATCCTGCCACTCTCGCAGCCAAAGCACAGGCTGTCCACGACGCCCGTAGCGTCTAAGGCGGATACCGCACCGTAAGCGAACCATTCGGCGGGCTGAGCGGAGAAAGCGACTGGCAGTTCCAGCACGAGATCCGCGCCCATTCGCAGCGCCATTTCAGCGCGAGCCCATTTATCAACGATGGCGGGCTCGCCCCGCTGAAGAAAATGACCGCTCATGACACAAATTGCACTGTCCGCTCCCGATACCTTTTTGGATTGTTGGTAATGATAGTAATGACCGTTATGCAGCGGGTTATATTCGACAATCAAACCGACCGTTCGCATAGGCATAGTCCTCCGTTCTTGCCGTACAGTGCATTTTCACAACATAGACACATGATTATTCACTATAGCACGAACTGAAAATGTTGACAAAATGTAACGGTTGTCGATATAATAATCTTTGTTTGTTTGGGGTGATACTCATGTTCATACATTTAAAGGACTTGGCTGCAAAAGGCACGATGCGGCTGGAAGGCACTGAGGATTTGACCGAGGTTCTTCCGAAGTCAGGAAGCTTACTGGGCTGCGGCCCCCTGCACGTTCGACTGGATGCGCAGAATAAAGCCGGCGGTGCAGAAGTCTCGGGAGAGCTGGAAATCGATGTGGAACAAGCTTGTTCCCGATGTCTTGCTCCAGTGGCTGAGCATTTGACAATTCCGTTTCACGAAACGTTTGTCAAAGGCGAAGAGAAGGCGCTGGAAGCATCCGATGACGAAGAAGAGAACGTGGAAGACGTGCTTTATGTCTCAGAGGATCGAATAGAGCTCGAGCCTTATCTGGTCGAGAGCGTGATGCTCGCCATGCCGTTCATTCCGCTGTGCAGTGAAGATTGTCAAGGTCTGTGTCCCGTTTGCGGAACCAACAAGAACGAGCAGGCTTGCGGCTGCAAGCAGGACAAGGTGGACCCGCGTCTGGCCGGACTGGCGGATTTCTTTAAAGATCAATCGTAGGCAAGCAGCATTGAATTCGTTGAAGGAGGTGGGAATATGGCAGTACCTCAAAGGAGAACATCCAAAACGCGCCGTGACAAGCGTCGTACTCACTTTAAATTAGAAGTTCCAGGCATGATTAAATGCGATAATTGCGGAGAGTTGAAAATGGCTCACCGTGTATGCAAAGTTTGCGGTCATTACAAGAAAAGAGAGATCGTAAACCAGTAATCGCATACGGGTTTAAAAGATAGTGCTTCCCTTTTGGGTGAGGCGCTATTTTTTTATTCGGCTAACTTCCATTTTGTGCGGGAATCCTTTATACTTTTCTTTATGACTAGGTCATAAGATGAAGTGGTCAGATGGTTGGCAGCATAAGCCAATGCTTTTGGCAAATGCACTGCTATAAAAGGACTAAAGAATATGAAGCTATTCGTACATATGTTAAAAAGGTGGTGCTCGTCATCGAACGCATTCCGAAACGACAGCGCCAGCAGCAGTTGGCCAAAGCGATTGAAGAGAACCCTTTTATTACGGATGAAGAATTGACGAGATTGTTCCAAGTCAGTATCCAAACGATCCGGCTGGATCGGCTCGAGCTCGGCATTCCCGAGCTGCGCGAGCGAATGAAGCTGATGGCGGAGCAGTCGTACGATCAGGTGCGTTCTCTTCCCCTGCATGAAGTCATTGGGGATGTGATCGATCTGCAGCTTGACAAGAGCGGGATTTCGATGTTTGAAATCAAAGAGGAGCATGTGTTTTCCCGAACGAAAATCGCGCGGGGGCATCATATTTTCTCACAAGCGAATTCTCTAGCCGTAGCACTAATTAACGATCAGGTGGCACTCACAGCGGCGGCGGATATCCGTTTCGTACGACAGGTCCGATTAGCGGAGAAATGCATCGCGAAAGCGTATGTCCGCTCCATTTCCAAAGGGAAAGCGAAAGTAGAAGTATTCACCTACGTCGGAGACGAAATGGTTTTCCAAGGGAATTTCATTATTTATCATTCGAATAAAGACCGCTCTGAAGGAGGAGAAGTTCATGCGGATCGCGATTGATGCGATGGGCGGAGACCATGCGCCGCAAGCGGCGATGGAGGGAGCCGCTGCCGCAGCTAAGGAATGGTCGGATATCACCGTCATTGTGGTAGGGGATACCGCCCGGCTGGAGCCTCTGCTTCAAGGAAACAAGCCGGCCAATCTGGAACTTCGGCATGCCTCCGAAACGATCGAAGCCGATGACGAGCCTGTCAAGGCCGTTCGGCGCAAAAAAGACGCCTCCATGGTCGTTGCCGGCCGCATGGTGAAGGAGCAGGAAGCCGATGCGATGATCTCGGCGGGCAATACAGGTGCGCTCATGACGACGGGGCTGCTCGTGGTCGGCCGGATTGAAGGCATTGAGCGCCCGGCGCTGGCCCCGATGCTGCCGACTACGGATGGAGAAGGCATACTGGCCCTTGATCTTGGAGCCAACATGGATGCGACTGCAGAACAATTGGTGCAGTACGCCATCATGGGCAGCTTGTACCGGAGTAAAGTGCATGGGCTTAGCGAGCCGCGCGTTGGCCTGCTGAACGTCGGGACTGAGGCGATGAAGGGCAATGAAGTAGCCAAAGCGGCTTATCCGCTGCTTGAACAGGCGCCGATCCGGTTTGTGGGCAACGTGGAATCCAGGGATATACTGCGGAAGCCTTGCGACGTCGTCGTCTGTGACGGCTTTGCGGGGAACATCATGCTGAAGTCGATGGAAGGCACGGCATCGGTTATTTTCTCAGCGCTGAAGGAAGAGTTCACCCGCACTTGGTATACTAAGATTGCCGCCGCGATTGTGAAGAAAGGGTTGGGCCAATTCCGCAAAAAGCTGGATTACACGGAACACGGGGCAGCCCCGCTGCTTGGCATTAACGGCCTGGTGCTGAAAAGTCACGGTTCCTCCAATGCGGTGGCTTTCAAAAATGCAGTTCGGCAGGCACGGATCGCCTTAAAGAACGATTTGGTCCGAAGCATATCTGCGGAAATCAGTAATGGAAGCGAGTTGTAAACAAATGAGCTTATTGCCTGTAGGCATTATTGGAACAGGAAAGTATGTGCCCGAACGGGTACTGACCAATCAAGAGCTGGAACAAATGGTAGATACGAACGACGAGTGGATCGTTACCCGCACAGGGATACGTGAACGTCGGGTGGCTGCTCCTGAGCAAGCATCGTCCGATTTGGCTTATGAGGCTTCTCTGCAAGCGCTAAAGAGTGCAGGGATTACGGCGGAACAGATCGATCTGATCGTTGTGGCGACGGTCACGCCGGATATGGCCTTCCCATCGACGGCCTGCATCCTGCAGGAAAAGCTGGGTGCGAAGAAGGCTGCCGCATTCGACTTGTCTGCTGCGTGCACAGGATTTATTTATGGTCTGGCCAATGCGGCGAATTTCATAGCGACCGGGACATATAAATATGCGCTTGTGGTCGGCGCGGAATGCCTGTCGAGAATCACCGATTATACCGACCGAAATACATGCATTTTGTTCGGTGACGGAGCGGGGGCCGTTGTCCTTGGAGTCGTACCGGAAGGCCGCGGTTTTAAATCGTTCGAGCTTGGTGCCGATGGCACAGGGGGGCAGCTCCTTAAAGTGCCTGGCGGCGGATCCCGTTATCCCGCAACTCCTCAAAGCCTGGAAGGCAAGCAGCACTTTATTTTTATGGCCGGGGCGGAAGTATTTAAATTTGCCGTGCGGGTCATGGGCAGTGCGGCGGAGGAAGCGCTCCGCAAAGCGGGAATGGATAAGTCCGAGGTGGATCTGCTTGTACCGCATCAAGCGAATATCCGTATTATTCAATCAGCGCTGAACCGGCTGAACCTCAGTGAAGACAAATGCATGATCAACCTGGACAAATACGGGAACGTTTCTGCGGCTTCGATCCCGATCGCCCTCGCGGAAGCGGTGGAATCGGGCAGGGTCAAGGAAGGCAACAAGTTGGTGCTGGTCGGCTTCGGCGGCGGGCTGACTTGGGGAGCTTCCGCATTGGTGTGGTGATGAACTGCCCGCGGACGGAGCGGGAATGAAAGGAGTTGTTCTGACATGGGGAAAATTGCATTCGTGTTCCCAGGTCAAGGTGCCCAGGCCGTAGGCATGGGCAAGGATATCTATGAAGCCGAAGCGGCGTCGCGATCGATCTTTGAAGCGGCCGACAAGGCATTGGGCCTCCGTTTGACGAACATCATTTTCGAAGGACCCGAGAACGAACTGAAATTGACGTATAATACGCAGCCTGCGCTGCTGGCGACAAGCATTGCTTACCTGGAGCTGTTCCGTTCCCGTCACGGCCTGCAGCCGGACTATGCAGCGGGGCACAGCTTGGGAGAGTACAGCGCGCTTGTAGCGGCCGGTGTGCTCCATTTCGAGGACGCGGTTCGCACCGTGCGGTCGCGCGGCGAGTTTATGGACGCTGCCGTGCCTGCCGGGCAAGGAGCCATGGCTGCGGTGCTCGGAGCGGAGCGCGAGGCTTTGCAAGCGCTGTGCGCCGAGGTAAGCCGCGGGGGTGCGGTGGCAGAGCTGGCAAATCTGAACTGCCCTGGACAGATCGTCGTCTCCGGCAGTAAAGAAGGCGTGCAGGCCATTGTTGAACGCGGTAAGGAAGCTGGAGCGAAGCGCGTCATTCCGCTTGAAGTGAGCGGGCCGTTCCACTCCTCTTTGATGAAGCCTGCTTCCGAGCGCCTGTCCAGCGTTCTCACCGGTGTGGAGATGAATCGGGCGAGCATTCCTGTCGTAGCAAACGTGACGGCAAAGCCTGTGCAGGAACCGGGTGAGATCCGGCAGCTTCTGGTCGATCAGGTTCATTCGTCAGTGCTTTGGGAAGATAGTGTGACTTGGCTGATCGAGCAGGGTGTGGATACGTTCGTGGAAATCGGAAGCGGCACGGTGTTGGCCGGGCTGATCAAGAAAATCGACCGCAACGTAAAAGTGTATTCGGTGAACAGCCTGGAATCGATTGAAAAGTTTCAACTGGAAACAAACGTATAACCTGTATGGGAGGGGTTGAGCTTATGCTTACAGGTAAAGTGGCATTGGTTACAGGAGCTTCACGCGGCATCGGCCGGGCAATCGCTCTGTCGCTGGCGGATGCCGGCGCGGACGTGGCTGTCAACTATGCAGGAAGCGAAGCGGCTGCAGCAGAAACGGTGCAGCAAATCGAATCGATGGGACGTAAAGCAATCAAGGTAAAAGCGAACGTCGGCTCGGTTCAAGAGGTCGAGGATATGTTTAAGCATGTTTTGGAGACGTTTGGCCGGATCGACATTTTGATCAACAACGCGGGCATTACGCGCGATAACCTGATCATGCGCATGAAAGAGGAAGAATTCGATCAAGTCATCGAAACGAATCTGAAGGGCGTATTTAACTGCCTCAAGGCGGCAAGCCGCCCCATGATGAAGCAGCGTTTCGGGCGCATCATCAATATTTCGTCCGTTGTCGGCGCGCTTGGCAATGCCGGACAAACCAACTATGTGGCAGCTAAGGCCGGGGTTATCGGTATGACGAAATCGGCGGCTAAGGAGCTTGCTTCCCGTGGAATTACGGTGAACTGTGTGGCTCCCGGATTTATTGAAACGGATATGACCGACAAACTGTCAGGCGAGATGAGAGAGCAGCTGCTGAAGCAAATCCCGCTTGCCCGTCTGGGACAGCCGGAGGATATCGCCAAGGCGGTACGTTTCTTGGCTTCCGAAGACTCCTCGTACATGACCGGTCAAACGATCCATGTCGATGGAGGCATGTATATGTAATCCTTCCCGGGGCAACAACTAGACAGTGCGCCTTTTGGGATCGATATGCATAGGCTACTGAGGGCCAAGGATATGGTGTTCAATTGTTTTTTTCTGCGTCACAAAGGTGACTATGGCAATTTGTCCATAAGTTAAGTATAATACCAAAGAGGAGGTGAACCGGATGTCCGATGTAATGGATCGTGTAAAACGCATCGTAGTGGACCGTCTCGGTGTTGATGAGGCGGAAGTGTCGCTTGAAGCATCTTTTAAAGATGATTTAGGTGCCGATTCTCTCGATGTTGTAGAATTGGTTATGGAATTGGAAGATGAGTTTGAT
This genomic window contains:
- a CDS encoding nucleoside recognition domain-containing protein encodes the protein MKAKALQALLSPRLTTLFLGAAALALVISIILFPAQAFQASLQGLNLWWKLVFPALLPFLIVTELLRGMGVLHGLGALMEPLLRILLRLPGIGGWVLSLGFTAGMPAGAAAVGTLRTDGLLTREEGERLLAVSHISSPVFMVSVVGVGFLGSPAAGLSLAIIHYTAALLMAVLHRFDAGRHASVKKYARKGWLSHSFQAFYEAKARDGRTFGKLLGDAVFFGVQQLFIIGGCMMMFSVMIHALSLSGLQEALASAVSLLGTRSNDALSLVSALITGFFEPHLGAYAMAQAASASHSSFFYALLSLMLAWGGLSTHAQVKSLTASTDLRYSRFVLSRIHHGGIAFVLTLLSWKPLIGWTSQEQPVLANYRAASSSWSDGNSSLWPFISPMMLQFGTIILILLVLSVFSAFLFYRGRQRHGPL
- a CDS encoding SepM family pheromone-processing serine protease, yielding MGDARHMKRASRIVFSVFTAIALLYLIYFMPLPLYIFKPGTADVIEPMVQVEQSAAEDKGQFMLTTVAVSDATVYGYLMSFIRPYQELRLKEDLLRRGETETEYTQRQAVVMMTSQADAIQAVYNKLNIPYRINHDGVVIEHIYPDFPAQEVLRAGDNIVKIDDKPIATADELRSSLANKKVGDTVAISYKRGNVTRTDNVALAVLPSEETSAPAPAAEPQRAGLGIVPVEVHSIQAESEDKQVAIKAGNIGGPSAGLMFSLEIFNRFVPEDISKGYKIAGTGEIDRDGNVRVIGGIKHKIVAADRVGADIFFSPKDYRTPDGRTIPNYSDAKQRAEEIGTDMTIVPVGTLDEALQYLAGLPVKPSS
- a CDS encoding nucleotidyltransferase, which codes for MRTVGLIVEYNPLHNGHYYHYQQSKKVSGADSAICVMSGHFLQRGEPAIVDKWARAEMALRMGADLVLELPVAFSAQPAEWFAYGAVSALDATGVVDSLCFGCESGRIDWLKAAADKLHEEPEELTRLLQLELKTGIPYPAAYSRAVAHLLPEANEEELAKPNNTLGLHYLIALRRLQSSIEPLTITRTKADYHQPDITDKQIASATAIRRILMTDRSLEGIRPFVPAATLDIMTREWKAGRGPIDWERLARPLLLQLMHHSPQQLTSFHEVNEGLEHRIRKALADIRPEDSQGALVEALIGRLKTKRYTRTKLQRTLLRILLNHTKQDLSSDTLRQGVPYLRVLGFSPRGQELLKRMKKTAKVPIVTKVTTVTSPLLELDLRATSVYSLGYALPTPDDWFRDYYEAPIRT
- a CDS encoding DUF177 domain-containing protein translates to MFIHLKDLAAKGTMRLEGTEDLTEVLPKSGSLLGCGPLHVRLDAQNKAGGAEVSGELEIDVEQACSRCLAPVAEHLTIPFHETFVKGEEKALEASDDEEENVEDVLYVSEDRIELEPYLVESVMLAMPFIPLCSEDCQGLCPVCGTNKNEQACGCKQDKVDPRLAGLADFFKDQS
- the rpmF gene encoding 50S ribosomal protein L32, whose protein sequence is MAVPQRRTSKTRRDKRRTHFKLEVPGMIKCDNCGELKMAHRVCKVCGHYKKREIVNQ
- the fapR gene encoding transcription factor FapR — translated: MPKRQRQQQLAKAIEENPFITDEELTRLFQVSIQTIRLDRLELGIPELRERMKLMAEQSYDQVRSLPLHEVIGDVIDLQLDKSGISMFEIKEEHVFSRTKIARGHHIFSQANSLAVALINDQVALTAAADIRFVRQVRLAEKCIAKAYVRSISKGKAKVEVFTYVGDEMVFQGNFIIYHSNKDRSEGGEVHADRD
- the plsX gene encoding phosphate acyltransferase PlsX, giving the protein MRIAIDAMGGDHAPQAAMEGAAAAAKEWSDITVIVVGDTARLEPLLQGNKPANLELRHASETIEADDEPVKAVRRKKDASMVVAGRMVKEQEADAMISAGNTGALMTTGLLVVGRIEGIERPALAPMLPTTDGEGILALDLGANMDATAEQLVQYAIMGSLYRSKVHGLSEPRVGLLNVGTEAMKGNEVAKAAYPLLEQAPIRFVGNVESRDILRKPCDVVVCDGFAGNIMLKSMEGTASVIFSALKEEFTRTWYTKIAAAIVKKGLGQFRKKLDYTEHGAAPLLGINGLVLKSHGSSNAVAFKNAVRQARIALKNDLVRSISAEISNGSEL
- a CDS encoding beta-ketoacyl-ACP synthase III, whose product is MSLLPVGIIGTGKYVPERVLTNQELEQMVDTNDEWIVTRTGIRERRVAAPEQASSDLAYEASLQALKSAGITAEQIDLIVVATVTPDMAFPSTACILQEKLGAKKAAAFDLSAACTGFIYGLANAANFIATGTYKYALVVGAECLSRITDYTDRNTCILFGDGAGAVVLGVVPEGRGFKSFELGADGTGGQLLKVPGGGSRYPATPQSLEGKQHFIFMAGAEVFKFAVRVMGSAAEEALRKAGMDKSEVDLLVPHQANIRIIQSALNRLNLSEDKCMINLDKYGNVSAASIPIALAEAVESGRVKEGNKLVLVGFGGGLTWGASALVW
- the fabD gene encoding ACP S-malonyltransferase, encoding MGKIAFVFPGQGAQAVGMGKDIYEAEAASRSIFEAADKALGLRLTNIIFEGPENELKLTYNTQPALLATSIAYLELFRSRHGLQPDYAAGHSLGEYSALVAAGVLHFEDAVRTVRSRGEFMDAAVPAGQGAMAAVLGAEREALQALCAEVSRGGAVAELANLNCPGQIVVSGSKEGVQAIVERGKEAGAKRVIPLEVSGPFHSSLMKPASERLSSVLTGVEMNRASIPVVANVTAKPVQEPGEIRQLLVDQVHSSVLWEDSVTWLIEQGVDTFVEIGSGTVLAGLIKKIDRNVKVYSVNSLESIEKFQLETNV
- the fabG gene encoding 3-oxoacyl-[acyl-carrier-protein] reductase encodes the protein MLTGKVALVTGASRGIGRAIALSLADAGADVAVNYAGSEAAAAETVQQIESMGRKAIKVKANVGSVQEVEDMFKHVLETFGRIDILINNAGITRDNLIMRMKEEEFDQVIETNLKGVFNCLKAASRPMMKQRFGRIINISSVVGALGNAGQTNYVAAKAGVIGMTKSAAKELASRGITVNCVAPGFIETDMTDKLSGEMREQLLKQIPLARLGQPEDIAKAVRFLASEDSSYMTGQTIHVDGGMYM
- the acpP gene encoding acyl carrier protein yields the protein MSDVMDRVKRIVVDRLGVDEAEVSLEASFKDDLGADSLDVVELVMELEDEFDMEISDEDAEKITTVGQVVEYIKSHT